One window of Gemmatimonadaceae bacterium genomic DNA carries:
- a CDS encoding ABC transporter permease: MEVPPEHQPAQAAPSASPNPPAAPGASSTQSAGRSWLRSLLRSPQLGLLGVLVALSVVLTLTAGSHVDALTGRTVNNFLNKYTLLQMATDASGFAIMGVGATIVIIAGGIDLSVGAVYALSGVTMAMVLRAAGPMGPVATVALGLATCIGVSLICGLANGIMVIGLGVHSFIITLGTMWILRGLAFVTSHAESIILPGRLTNVVRAQMGLAEGLYPVPMLVMFVVTALGAVYLSRTVMGRHVFAVGGNPEASRYAGLNVKRVTLGVFVLSGLTAGIAAFLGAGYYGSSTSSDANGYELYVIASAVVGGASLSGGKGSAVSAMLGAMLIVVIRQAIRTLHLDQNYEWIIVGTAMILAVVIDQSGTRLMSRRLAAGRESSSSS; encoded by the coding sequence ATGGAAGTGCCGCCCGAACACCAACCCGCCCAGGCCGCGCCCTCCGCTTCTCCGAATCCACCCGCCGCACCCGGCGCGTCCTCCACGCAGTCCGCGGGCCGTTCGTGGCTCCGTTCCCTCCTCCGATCGCCGCAGCTCGGCCTGCTCGGCGTGCTGGTGGCGCTGAGCGTGGTCCTCACGCTCACCGCCGGTTCGCACGTCGATGCGCTGACCGGCCGGACCGTCAACAATTTCCTGAACAAGTACACGCTGCTCCAGATGGCCACCGACGCCAGCGGATTCGCGATCATGGGCGTCGGCGCCACCATCGTCATCATCGCCGGCGGCATCGACCTCTCGGTGGGCGCCGTGTATGCGCTCTCCGGCGTCACCATGGCGATGGTGCTCCGCGCCGCCGGCCCGATGGGCCCCGTGGCGACGGTCGCCCTGGGGCTCGCCACCTGCATCGGCGTGAGCCTGATCTGCGGACTCGCCAACGGCATCATGGTGATCGGGCTGGGCGTGCACTCGTTCATCATCACGCTGGGCACGATGTGGATCCTGCGCGGCCTCGCGTTCGTCACGAGCCATGCCGAGAGCATCATCCTGCCGGGCCGCCTCACCAACGTCGTGCGGGCCCAGATGGGACTGGCCGAGGGACTCTACCCCGTGCCGATGCTGGTCATGTTCGTGGTCACCGCCCTCGGCGCGGTCTATCTGTCGCGCACGGTCATGGGCCGCCATGTGTTCGCCGTCGGGGGCAATCCCGAAGCCAGCCGGTACGCCGGCCTCAACGTCAAGCGCGTCACGCTCGGCGTGTTCGTCCTCTCGGGTCTCACGGCGGGCATCGCCGCCTTCCTTGGCGCCGGCTATTATGGATCGTCCACCTCGTCCGACGCCAACGGGTACGAGTTGTACGTGATCGCGTCGGCCGTGGTCGGCGGCGCCAGCCTGTCGGGCGGCAAGGGCAGCGCGGTGAGCGCCATGCTCGGCGCCATGCTGATCGTCGTCATCCGGCAGGCCATCCGCACCCTGCACCTGGATCAGAACTATGAATGGATCATCGTCGGCACGGCGATGATTCTCGCGGTCGTCATCGATCAGAGCGGCACCCGGCTGATGTCGCGCCGTCTGGCCGCGGGTCGCGAATCGTCGTCGTCGTCCTAG